The nucleotide sequence AAAGTTATACAATTACTGTTAATGGAAACGTTTATGATGTTACTGTAGAAGAAAACGGCGCAGGCGCAGCAGCACCGGCGGCACCCGGAAGAGCAGCGACTCCCGCAGCAGCACCGGCAGCTCCCGCAGCAGCACCGGCCCCGGCAGCAGGCGGAGCAGGAAATGTAAAGATTGAAGCAGGCGCAGCAGGAAAAGTATTCAGTATCGACAGCAAGCCGGGCGCAGCAGTAAAACGCGGCGATACCATTCTGGTACTGGAAGTTATGAAGATGGAAACGCCTGTCGTTGCACCGGAAGACGGAACGGTGGCAAGCATTGACGTAACCGTTGGACAGGCAGTAGAAGCAGGTGCGCTGCTGGCAACTTTGAATAATTAATTATTGGAGGTAAAATATGAGTTACGTAGGAGAAACTTTATCAAACCTCCTGCACCAGACAGCATTCTTCAACCTGACCTGGGGAAACTATGTCATGATTCTGGTGGCGTTTGTGTTTCTTTTCCTTGCGATTAAGAAAGGATTTGAGCCTTTGCTGCTGGTTCCGATTGCGTTTGGTATGTTGCTGGTAAATATTTATCCGGACATTATTGCTTCGCCGGAAGAGACCAGCAATGGCGTAGGTGGTTTACTTTATTATTTCTATTCACTGGATGAGTGGTCGATTCTTCCTTCCCTGATTTTCATGGGTGTGGGAGCCATGACAGACTTTGGCCCGCTGATTGCCAATCCCATCAGTTTTCTGCTGGGAGCAGCCGCACAGTTCGGTATTTTCGGTGCGTACTTTATGGCAATTCTGTTAGGATTTAACGATAAGGCAGCGGCAGCCGTATCCATTATCGGCGGTGCGGACGGTCCTACTTCCATTTTCCTTGCAGGAAAACTGGGGCAGACGGGACTGATGGGGCCCATTGCCGTAGCGGCTTATTCCTATATGGCGTTAGTGCCTATTATTCAGCCGCCTATTATGAAAC is from Lachnospiraceae bacterium JLR.KK002 and encodes:
- a CDS encoding sodium ion-translocating decarboxylase subunit beta; its protein translation is MSYVGETLSNLLHQTAFFNLTWGNYVMILVAFVFLFLAIKKGFEPLLLVPIAFGMLLVNIYPDIIASPEETSNGVGGLLYYFYSLDEWSILPSLIFMGVGAMTDFGPLIANPISFLLGAAAQFGIFGAYFMAILLGFNDKAAAAVSIIGGADGPTSIFLAGKLGQTGLMGPIAVAAYSYMALVPIIQPPIMKLFTTKQERAIKMQNLRPVSKLEKILFPIIVTAVVCIILPTTAPLVGMLMLGNLFRESGVVRQLSETASNAMMYIVVILLGTSVGATTSAEAFLNITTLKIVALGLIAFMFGTAAGVLFGKILCKVTGGKINPLIGSAGVSAVPMAARVSQKVGAEEDPTNFLLMHAMGPNVAGVIGTAVAAGVFMAIFGI
- a CDS encoding acetyl-CoA carboxylase biotin carboxyl carrier protein subunit, with amino-acid sequence MKSYTITVNGNVYDVTVEENGAGAAAPAAPGRAATPAAAPAAPAAAPAPAAGGAGNVKIEAGAAGKVFSIDSKPGAAVKRGDTILVLEVMKMETPVVAPEDGTVASIDVTVGQAVEAGALLATLNN